A stretch of the Glycine soja cultivar W05 chromosome 13, ASM419377v2, whole genome shotgun sequence genome encodes the following:
- the LOC114382483 gene encoding AT-hook motif nuclear-localized protein 15-like gives MANRWWTGNVGMIREQELMENSNNNNATTTPTNSSNSNTNANTNTTEEEVSRDNGEDLQNQNLGSHEGSEPGSSGRRPRGRPPGSKNKPKPPIVITKESPNALRSHVLEITSGSDVAESIAAFANRRHRGVSVLSGSGIVANVTLRQPAAPAGVITLHGRFEILSLSGAFLPSPSPPGATGLTVYLAGGQGQVVGGTVAGSLVASGPVMVIAATFANATYERLPLEDEQGEEGMQVQQQQQQQQSQGLGEQVSMPMYNLPPNLLHNGQNMPHDVLWGAPPRPPPSF, from the coding sequence atggCGAATCGATGGTGGACTGGGAATGTGGGAATGATAAGAGAGCAAGAGTTGATGGagaacagcaacaacaacaacgctaCTACTACACCGACGAATAGCAGCAACAGCAACACTAATGCGAACACAAACACGACCGAGGAAGAGGTGAGCAGGGACAACGGAGAGGACCTGCAGAACCAAAACCTCGGAAGCCACGAAGGCTCGGAGCCAGGAAGCAGCGGTCGGAGGCCACGTGGCAGGCCACCTGGGTCCAAGAACAAGCCCAAGCCGCCCATAGTCATAACCAAGGAAAGTCCCAACGCACTCCGAAGCCACGTCCTGGAAATCACCTCCGGCAGTGACGTTGCTGAGAGCATCGCCGCCTTTGCCAACCGCCGCCACCGCGGCGTGTCGGTGCTCAGCGGGAGTGGCATTGTCGCCAACGTCACTCTCCGCCAGCCCGCCGCCCCGGCCGGCGTCATAACGCTCCATGGGAGGTTCGAGATACTGTCCCTCTCGGGAGCCTTTTTGCCGTCCCCCTCGCCGCCGGGAGCCACGGGACTAACTGTCTATTTGGCTGGCGGGCAGGGGCAGGTTGTCGGTGGCACTGTCGCCGGCTCGCTCGTTGCCTCCGGGCCCGTGATGGTGATCGCCGCCACTTTTGCTAATGCCACCTATGAGAGGTTGCCACTGGAGGATGAACAAGGTGAGGAGGGAATGCAAGTgcaacagcagcagcagcagcaacaatcTCAAGGTTTGGGTGAACAGGTTTCAATGCCTATGTATAATTTGCCTCCTAATTTGCTACACAATGGTCAGAACATGCCTCATGATGTGCTTTGGGGAGCTCCACCTCGCCCTCCTCCTTCCTTCTAA
- the LOC114380884 gene encoding tropinone reductase homolog At5g06060-like isoform X1, with protein sequence MANPEGSSRGSRWSLKGTTALVTGGTRGIGHAVVEELAEFGATVYTCSRNEEELNACLKEWKEKGFSVSGLVCDASSPPHRENLIQQVASAFNGKLNILVNNVGTNVRKPTIEYTAEEYSKLMATNLDSAYHLCQLAYPLLKASGNGSIVSISSVASQTSVGSGAIYAATKAAIDQLTKYFACEWAKDNIRSNGVAPWYTITSLVEPLLANKQLVSEIISRTPIKRMAETHEVSSLVTFLCLPAASYITGQIVSVDGGFTANGFQPSMRIS encoded by the exons ATGGCGAACCCTGAAGGCAGTAGCAGAGGCTCTAGATGGTCCCTTAAGGGAACCACTGCTCTCGTTACTGGAGGAACGCGTGGAATTGG GCACGCTGTGGTGGAGGAACTAGCGGAGTTTGGTGCCACAGTGTACACTTGTTCGAGGAATGAAGAAGAGCTGAATGCATGCTTGAAGGAGTGGAAAGAGAAGGGATTTTCGGTTTCTGGGTTGGTTTGTGATGCGTCTTCTCCACCCCATAGAGAGAACCTCATTCAACAAGTGGCCTCTGCTTTCAACGGCAAGCTCAACATACTT GTAAACAATGTTGGAACAAATGTGAGGAAGCCGACAATTGAGTATACAGCCGAAGAATATTCAAAATTGATGGCAACTAACTTGGACTCCGCATACCATTTGTGCCAACTTGCATATCCTCTTCTTAAAGCATCTGGAAATGGAAGTATTGTGTCCATTTCCTCTGTTGCAAGTCAGACAAGCGTAGGTTCTGGAGCCATTTACGCAGCAACTAAAG CTGCTATTGATCAGCTTACCAAATATTTTGCTTGTGAATGGGCAAAAGACAATATAAGGAGCAACGGTGTTGCACCCTGGTATACCATAACTTCACTTGTGGAACCT tTGCTTGCGAACAAACAGCTTGTTAGTGAGATAATATCTCGAACGCCGATAAAGCGGATGGCAGAAACACATGAAGTTTCATCCTTGGTGACTTTCCTTTGCCTGCCAGCAGCATCCTACATCACTGGACAGATTGTTTCAGTTGATGGAGGATTCACTGCTAATGGATTTCAACCCAGCATGAGAATTTCTTAA
- the LOC114380884 gene encoding tropinone reductase homolog At5g06060-like isoform X2, whose product MANPEGSSRGSRWSLKGTTALVTGGTRGIGHAVVEELAEFGATVYTCSRNEEELNACLKEWKEKGFSVSGLVCDASSPPHRENLIQQVASAFNGKLNILVNNVGTNVRKPTIEYTAEEYSKLMATNLDSAYHLCQLAYPLLKASGNGSIVSISSVASQTSVGSGAIYAATKAAIDQLTKYFACEWAKDNIRSNGVAPCCLRTNSLLVR is encoded by the exons ATGGCGAACCCTGAAGGCAGTAGCAGAGGCTCTAGATGGTCCCTTAAGGGAACCACTGCTCTCGTTACTGGAGGAACGCGTGGAATTGG GCACGCTGTGGTGGAGGAACTAGCGGAGTTTGGTGCCACAGTGTACACTTGTTCGAGGAATGAAGAAGAGCTGAATGCATGCTTGAAGGAGTGGAAAGAGAAGGGATTTTCGGTTTCTGGGTTGGTTTGTGATGCGTCTTCTCCACCCCATAGAGAGAACCTCATTCAACAAGTGGCCTCTGCTTTCAACGGCAAGCTCAACATACTT GTAAACAATGTTGGAACAAATGTGAGGAAGCCGACAATTGAGTATACAGCCGAAGAATATTCAAAATTGATGGCAACTAACTTGGACTCCGCATACCATTTGTGCCAACTTGCATATCCTCTTCTTAAAGCATCTGGAAATGGAAGTATTGTGTCCATTTCCTCTGTTGCAAGTCAGACAAGCGTAGGTTCTGGAGCCATTTACGCAGCAACTAAAG CTGCTATTGATCAGCTTACCAAATATTTTGCTTGTGAATGGGCAAAAGACAATATAAGGAGCAACGGTGTTGCACCCTG tTGCTTGCGAACAAACAGCTTGTTAGTGAGATAA
- the LOC114380855 gene encoding probable transcriptional regulator RABBIT EARS, whose amino-acid sequence MEESQYLLWIRRKQMLKSHIQQPFGTNNNSSSWEERAFAEDAARILGGCIWPPRSYSCNFCKREFRSAQALGGHMNVHRRDRARLKQSLSHHHNELALQHHHKNDCTVATSKVSSSRPSNISIQENCYHHQPTMSSYSSSIGWGHHHHNMGSSDSEPKEQVTAREEFLKGLGCNDFFETSLSVGQSAVVFGQKLPTTTDHSCGDEAISYKRSKTSMAPLPAVFLKPCSNDRNLTFQSAEFVLGVKPGMEDLDLELRLGKPQKVI is encoded by the exons ATGGAGGAATCACAGTACTTGCTGTGGATCAGGAGAAAACAAATGTTGAAGTCACATATTCAGCAACCATTTGGAACCAACAACAACTCATCATCATGGGAGGAAAGGGCCTTTGCAGAAGATGCTGCTAGGATACTTGGTGGGTGCATATGGCCTCCACGGTCTTACTCATGCAATTTCTGTAAAAGAGAGTTTAGGTCTGCTCAGGCTCTAGGGGGACACATGAATGTGCACAGGAGGGACAGGGCTAGACTCAAACAAAGCCTTAGTCACCACCATAATGAATTAGCCCttcaacatcatcacaaaaatgatt GTACAGTTGCAACAAGCAAAGTCTCATCTTCTAGGCCTTCAAATATATCTATCCAAGAAAATTGTTATCATCATCAGCCTACCATGTCTTCTTATTCTTCCTCAATTGGGTGGGGACACCATCATCACAACATGGGGTCTTCTGATTCAGAACCAAAAGAGCAAGTGACTGCAAGGGAAGAGTTTTTAAAAGGTTTGGGTTGTAATGATTTTTTTGAAACAAGTTTGTCTGTGGGACAAAGTGCAGTAGTGTTTGGCCAAAAATTGCCAACAACAACTGATCATTCATGTGGGGACGAAGCCATCAGTTATAAAAGATCAAAAACTTCTATGGCTCCTTTGCCTGCTGTTTTCCTCAAGCCATGTTCAAATGATAGAAACCTAACTTTTCAGTCCGCTGAATTTGTACTTGGAGTCAAGCCTGGAATGGAAGACTTAGATCTTGAACTCAGGCTGGGGAAGCCACAGAAAGTTATTTAG
- the LOC114381342 gene encoding uncharacterized protein LOC114381342, protein MSHTRLEHCHECPLKVSKFCFVPEKLGGMVILLIMFGILVCLVASISLAPHSAFSKPDRWFPLPEHILAVQKNTSVIHSGPTNISHLQFGIAGSANTWHDRSNYTKLWWNPNTTRGFVWLDKKPKILHSDMLVPPYQISRGWTRFKYLHSASAVRIARIVYESFKLGLPNVRWFVMGDDDTLFFTENLVTVLGKYDPNEMYYIGGNSESVEQDVMHAYNMAFGGGGFAISYALATQLAKIMDGCLSRYFFFYGSDQRVWACIHEIGVPLTRENGFHQFDIRGNPYGFLAAHPLVPLVSLHHLDQLSSLFPNQTQINSMKKLISAYHIDPARIVQQIICYDHKRGWSISISWGYTIQIYTALLIAADLQMPLQTFQTWRSSMNGPFIFNTRPMSSDPCQQPTMFFLDQATKVGKSGSITIYKRHEGNESKCLRSGTNNLELQRIRVTALKLDPEYWKNVPRRHCCQLLGGGSIKNGSMDIRIKKCRSHETITI, encoded by the exons atgagtcacACTCGCTTGGAGCATTGTCATGAATGTCCTCTTAAAGTATCCAAATTCTGTTTTGTCCCAGAAAAACTTGGTGGCATGGTTATACTCTTAATAATGTTTGGCATACTTGTGTGCCTTGTTGCATCCATATCACTTGCTCCCCACTCAGCATTCTCTAAACCGGACCGGTGGTTTCCGTTACCGGAGCATATTCTCGCCGTCCAGAAGAATACTTCAGTCATTCACAGTGGACCAAcaaacatctcacatcttcaATTTGGCATTGCTGGATCAGCAAACACATGGCATGACCGTAGCAACTACACTAAACTATGGTGGAATCCTAACACCACAAGAGGTTTTGTTTGGCTTGACAAGAAGCCTAAGATTTTGCACAGTGACATGTTAGTACCACCATATCAAATCTCAAGGGGATGGACTCGGTTCAAGTATTTGCACTCAGCATCTGCAGTTCGGATAGCTCGGATAGTTTACGAGAGCTTTAAGCTTGGTTTGCCAAATGTTAGGTGGTTTGTGATGGGGGATGATGATACCCTGTTCTTTACTGAGAACTTGGTCACTGTGTTGGGAAAATATGATCCCAATGAAATGTATTATATTGGTGGGAATTCTGAGAGTGTGGAGCAAGATGTGATGCACGCTTACAACATGGCATTTGGTGGTGGTGGATTTGCAATCAGTTATGCATTAGCAACTCAACTAGCAAAAATAATGGATGGTTGTCTAAGtagatatttctttttttatggttCTGATCAAAGAGTCTGGGCATGTATTCATGAAATTGGGGTGCCCCTTACCAGAGAAAATGGATTCCACCAG TTTGACATAAGAGGGAATCCATATGGTTTTCTAGCAGCACACCCCTTGGTACCACTTGTATCACTCCATCACCTTGACCAATTGAGCTCCTTGTTTCCCAACCAGACTCAAATAAACTCAATGAAAAAGCTCATCAGTGCATACCATATTGACCCTGCGCGGATAGTGCAGCAAATCATATGCTATGATCATAAGCGCGGATGGTCGATATCTATTTCATGGGGTTACACTATACAAATCTATACAGCGTTGTTGATAGCAGCAGACTTGCAGATGCCATTGCAGACATTTCAGACTTGGCGAAGTTCGATGAATGGTCCCTTCATATTCAATACTCGACCTATGAGCTCTGATCCGTGCCAGCAGCCAACTATGTTTTTCCTGGACCAGGCTACAAAGGTGGGAAAAAGTGGAAGTATCACTATCTACAAGAGACATGAAGGCAATGAATCAAAGTGCTTGAGATCAGGCACCAATAATTTGGAATTGCAAAGAATTAGAGTTACTGCCTTGAAGCTGGATCCAGAATATTGGAAGAAT GTACCGCGCAGGCATTGCTGCCAATTATTGGGTGGTGGAAGCATAAAGAATGGCAGTATGGATATCAGGATTAAGAAGTGCAGATCTCACGAAACAATTACTATTTAA